A part of Paenibacillus sp. IHBB 10380 genomic DNA contains:
- a CDS encoding ArsR/SmtB family transcription factor, with the protein MLISIEEMAEQFKLLGDKTRLKIVSLLSQQQMYVCHLVELLQSTQPNISQHLRKLKDAGLVVEERRGQWIFYSFSIEGKPHLKEAIEYLPKVGEEEQEKINAMMCE; encoded by the coding sequence ATATTGATCTCAATAGAGGAAATGGCGGAGCAATTTAAGTTGTTAGGTGATAAAACTCGACTTAAAATTGTCTCACTTTTATCCCAACAACAAATGTACGTTTGTCATTTAGTTGAGCTATTGCAATCGACTCAACCGAATATTAGCCAGCATCTTCGTAAATTAAAGGACGCAGGTTTAGTGGTAGAGGAGCGAAGAGGACAGTGGATTTTTTATTCTTTTTCGATTGAGGGTAAACCTCATTTAAAAGAAGCAATTGAATATTTGCCGAAGGTAGGGGAAGAAGAGCAAGAAAAAATCAACGCGATGATGTGTGAATAA
- a CDS encoding winged helix-turn-helix transcriptional regulator, whose product MDIQIELELFDPHLTEYGRSLTHIAAALCAWGERHIENNYPDKSAVLLSSDELDYKISQMYPVRI is encoded by the coding sequence TTGGACATCCAAATCGAGTTAGAGCTGTTTGATCCTCATCTAACGGAGTATGGTCGCTCACTTACGCATATTGCTGCAGCACTTTGTGCTTGGGGAGAGCGACACATTGAGAATAATTACCCTGATAAATCAGCTGTATTATTGAGCTCAGATGAATTAGATTATAAGATAAGCCAAATGTACCCGGTTAGGATTTAG
- a CDS encoding MFS transporter codes for MLVLTTVAFEGLAITTIAAKMAQSLQGIHLYGWIFSAFLLSQLVGTLVMGQQVDKRGVFTSMLVSFSVFVLGTVVAAVSFDMHMLIAGRALQGFGAGALITCVYTCVTLHYSDALRTQILAAFSMAFVLPSLIGPYVAGLIASYMSWRFVFWIVLPLIGLALSLTFRSFRDLQLRQVLTGPAQTADSKTIHAILLAIGTGLLLTGLGMITDWKGIVLTLGGLFVMIPQMRKLLPRGTFSVKKGLPATLVSRGLYVACYFTTESFVILALTEVKGLSADLAGLLVAAGSLSWSAAAWLQAKLDVRDRGRGRKRRVMVGIGIMIAGTVLVILALMLSDGGIILILLSQMITGFGVGLANPTTAAIALQHAAPRKEGEMSANLQFVDSFYMGVSIGVGGALIALSETLQWGISTGVLMVLTLQLLLVLLSFLASLRITELVHQEHHPISQVKENIPM; via the coding sequence ATGCTGGTTCTGACAACCGTAGCTTTCGAGGGGCTGGCTATTACGACAATTGCCGCGAAAATGGCACAAAGCTTGCAGGGTATTCATTTATACGGTTGGATCTTCAGCGCATTTTTGTTATCTCAGCTTGTAGGGACCTTGGTCATGGGTCAGCAGGTTGACAAGCGCGGCGTTTTTACATCCATGCTTGTGTCTTTTAGTGTTTTTGTGCTAGGTACCGTGGTTGCGGCTGTTTCTTTTGATATGCACATGCTTATTGCAGGAAGAGCCCTTCAAGGTTTTGGGGCGGGAGCCCTGATCACATGTGTTTATACCTGTGTAACGTTGCATTATTCGGATGCTCTTCGTACTCAAATTTTAGCGGCATTCTCCATGGCATTTGTCCTGCCTTCCTTAATTGGGCCTTATGTGGCAGGCCTTATTGCCTCCTATATGTCATGGCGGTTTGTTTTCTGGATCGTTTTACCCCTGATTGGATTGGCATTGAGTCTCACATTCCGCTCTTTCCGTGATCTGCAGCTTCGGCAAGTTCTGACAGGTCCAGCCCAAACAGCCGACTCGAAGACTATTCATGCGATTCTACTTGCCATTGGAACAGGGCTGTTACTCACAGGACTCGGTATGATAACCGATTGGAAAGGAATAGTACTCACTTTGGGTGGTTTATTCGTCATGATCCCACAAATGCGCAAACTGCTGCCTAGGGGCACTTTTTCGGTAAAAAAAGGATTGCCTGCTACATTGGTTTCCAGAGGGTTGTATGTTGCTTGTTATTTTACAACGGAAAGTTTTGTGATCTTGGCACTAACCGAAGTAAAGGGGTTATCGGCAGACCTTGCTGGCCTCCTTGTAGCAGCAGGTTCTTTGAGCTGGTCCGCCGCAGCGTGGTTGCAAGCCAAGCTTGATGTACGAGATCGAGGTCGTGGCCGAAAGCGCAGAGTCATGGTGGGCATTGGGATTATGATCGCTGGGACTGTACTTGTGATCCTAGCCCTTATGTTGTCGGACGGTGGAATTATACTCATCCTGCTCTCGCAAATGATTACCGGCTTCGGTGTTGGATTGGCCAACCCTACAACTGCGGCTATTGCTTTACAACATGCCGCGCCTAGGAAAGAGGGAGAAATGTCCGCGAATCTCCAATTCGTGGATTCCTTCTATATGGGAGTAAGCATTGGAGTTGGCGGTGCTCTAATCGCCTTGTCCGAAACTTTACAGTGGGGCATATCGACAGGAGTTTTGATGGTGTTAACACTCCAATTATTATTAGTCTTATTAAGTTTCTTGGCATCCTTACGAATCACCGAACTCGTTCATCAAGAACATCATCCGATCAGCCAGGTGAAGGAGAACATTCCCATGTAA
- a CDS encoding NAD-dependent epimerase/dehydratase family protein yields MKIRAIITGVTGMVGEGVLHECLQHPDVEHVLVINRKPCGVSHPKLTEIIHKDFFDLSAIKSQLSNYNACYFCLGVSSVGLKEEEYSRLSFDLTVHMAEMLAGLNPDMVFCYVSGMGTDSTELGKRMWARVKGKTENHLMQLPFKKAYMFRPAYINPIKGLKNTHKSYYAFMWLFPILRRLFPNVTVSLKELGIAMIHTVTKGYDKSILESKDIINLAKS; encoded by the coding sequence GTGAAAATAAGAGCGATAATTACAGGTGTTACGGGGATGGTTGGCGAGGGTGTGTTACATGAATGCCTGCAGCATCCTGATGTGGAACATGTATTAGTAATTAACCGCAAACCATGCGGCGTTTCACATCCCAAATTAACTGAAATCATCCACAAGGATTTTTTTGATTTATCTGCAATCAAGTCTCAATTAAGCAACTATAATGCATGCTACTTTTGTTTGGGTGTAAGCTCTGTTGGTTTGAAGGAGGAGGAGTACTCACGATTATCGTTTGACCTTACTGTGCATATGGCAGAAATGCTCGCAGGCTTGAACCCAGATATGGTGTTCTGCTATGTTTCCGGAATGGGGACGGATAGTACAGAGCTAGGAAAAAGGATGTGGGCAAGAGTGAAGGGCAAGACAGAAAATCACCTCATGCAGCTGCCTTTCAAAAAAGCATACATGTTTCGCCCTGCCTACATCAATCCAATAAAGGGATTAAAAAATACGCATAAATCTTATTATGCATTTATGTGGCTATTTCCTATTCTAAGAAGACTATTTCCAAACGTTACAGTGTCTTTAAAGGAGCTTGGTATTGCAATGATTCATACTGTTACAAAAGGATATGATAAATCTATTCTGGAGAGCAAGGATATCATTAATTTGGCTAAATCCTAA
- a CDS encoding class I SAM-dependent methyltransferase: MFSYYSSLCTEIYDFTKPVGYSLDGDIEYYQERLKTCQGRILEAAVGSGRVMIPLLEAGYTVDGIDYSPEMLDSCRKRCKERGLNPNLYEGELQGFSLPFKYEAVIIPTGSFCLIEKREDSLNALTCFYKHLVPGGRLIVDLELPHGWKTGEISTSTFSLPNGEGITMESKSFEIDWLNQYTVSYLKYEKWHQGKLSQSELQRFAMRWYGIDEFKLILESIGFTDITCSADYVYNKQPTNAGQVITFEAIRKQ, encoded by the coding sequence ATGTTTAGTTATTACAGTTCACTTTGTACCGAAATCTATGATTTCACCAAACCTGTGGGGTATTCTTTAGACGGTGATATTGAGTATTACCAAGAACGGTTAAAAACTTGTCAGGGACGTATTCTTGAAGCAGCAGTTGGTTCAGGACGAGTTATGATTCCGTTGCTTGAGGCTGGATATACTGTCGATGGAATTGATTACTCTCCTGAAATGTTGGACTCGTGTCGTAAACGGTGTAAAGAAAGAGGACTGAATCCAAACTTATATGAAGGTGAATTACAGGGATTTTCATTGCCATTTAAGTATGAGGCGGTTATTATTCCTACGGGTTCCTTTTGTTTGATCGAGAAGCGAGAAGATTCTCTAAACGCATTAACATGCTTTTATAAGCACCTTGTTCCAGGGGGACGCTTGATTGTTGATCTTGAATTACCTCATGGTTGGAAAACAGGAGAGATTTCTACGTCAACTTTTTCTCTACCTAATGGGGAAGGGATTACGATGGAAAGCAAATCGTTTGAAATAGATTGGCTCAATCAATATACAGTATCCTATTTAAAATATGAAAAATGGCACCAAGGAAAGTTGAGTCAATCCGAGTTGCAACGCTTTGCAATGCGTTGGTATGGAATAGATGAGTTCAAACTTATTTTAGAGAGTATCGGTTTCACTGATATTACATGTTCTGCTGATTATGTTTACAACAAGCAACCAACTAACGCGGGTCAAGTGATTACTTTTGAAGCCATTCGAAAGCAATAA
- a CDS encoding putative quinol monooxygenase, with protein MSNNRENVILYIRFKIKSGKKEEFRELLSANMRAMEHEPAFVSAVLSDDIDNSNEVTLFEIWKGTKESWLKEELPKPYRKRYENKLVDLIDERMISYLTPTNEWRTNLTNNKID; from the coding sequence ATGAGTAATAATAGAGAAAACGTAATACTTTATATAAGATTTAAAATTAAAAGTGGAAAAAAGGAAGAATTCAGAGAATTATTATCTGCTAATATGAGAGCGATGGAACATGAACCAGCTTTTGTAAGTGCCGTTCTTTCAGATGATATTGATAATTCAAATGAGGTTACTCTTTTTGAAATCTGGAAAGGAACAAAGGAAAGTTGGCTAAAAGAAGAACTTCCTAAACCTTATAGAAAAAGATATGAGAATAAACTTGTGGATTTAATCGATGAAAGAATGATTAGTTATCTTACACCAACGAATGAGTGGAGAACTAATTTAACAAACAACAAGATAGATTAA
- a CDS encoding macrolide family glycosyltransferase: MARVLVVITPAEGHVNPSLGLVTQLIDSGEEVVYVCTEEYRSRIEQTGAQLITYPFPQDAFSHDPVLKPQEYTHSYQFIYMMVGGIIRRMIPEVLRVIENQKFDYLIFDSLMGWGGTILAEKLGIPAVCSIASFAFVDPLGAGQGLNEKEMDTNTKELYEATMKITRELAQEFQVSIPAMEEIPAHAGRLKLVYTSRYFQPQAEKLDNSFIFTGPSIIPRQDAPTFSFELLRERYPQTVYIAMGTILNKNLDFYQLCFEAFGDLLVNVVLSSGRYTDMEPLADRIPHNFIVKPYIAQLDMLQHTDVFITHAGMNSTSEALYYNVPLVMIPLTSDQPLVANRVQELGAGITLNKHNLSATDLREALAEVLSNPFYKQQAYLIGESLRQAGGYKWAAEMIMSHFAKV, from the coding sequence ATGGCACGTGTATTAGTTGTCATTACTCCGGCTGAGGGCCATGTGAATCCGTCATTAGGATTAGTTACTCAGTTGATTGACAGTGGAGAGGAAGTTGTCTATGTGTGCACGGAGGAGTACCGTTCCCGAATTGAACAAACCGGAGCCCAGTTAATTACCTATCCATTTCCGCAAGATGCCTTCTCTCATGATCCGGTGTTGAAACCGCAGGAGTACACGCATTCTTATCAGTTCATTTATATGATGGTAGGCGGTATCATTCGGAGGATGATACCCGAAGTGCTTCGAGTGATAGAAAATCAAAAGTTCGATTATTTGATCTTTGATTCCCTGATGGGCTGGGGAGGGACTATTCTTGCAGAAAAACTGGGAATTCCCGCGGTGTGTTCGATTGCCTCCTTTGCTTTCGTAGATCCTTTAGGGGCTGGCCAAGGCTTGAATGAGAAGGAGATGGATACGAATACGAAGGAACTGTATGAGGCTACGATGAAGATAACGCGTGAGTTAGCCCAAGAGTTTCAAGTGAGTATTCCAGCCATGGAAGAGATTCCGGCACATGCAGGTCGGTTAAAGCTCGTGTATACAAGCCGTTATTTTCAGCCGCAGGCAGAAAAGCTGGACAATAGTTTTATTTTCACTGGTCCTTCAATCATACCGCGTCAAGATGCTCCGACCTTCTCGTTCGAGCTGCTTCGTGAACGTTACCCGCAAACCGTATACATTGCCATGGGAACCATTTTAAATAAAAACTTGGATTTCTATCAGCTTTGCTTTGAAGCATTTGGGGATTTGCTGGTGAATGTGGTTCTATCTTCAGGAAGATACACGGATATGGAGCCGCTGGCTGATCGAATTCCTCATAATTTTATCGTCAAGCCATACATTGCACAGTTGGATATGCTGCAGCATACGGATGTTTTTATTACACATGCCGGAATGAACAGTACGAGTGAGGCGCTTTATTACAACGTTCCGTTGGTGATGATTCCATTAACGTCGGATCAGCCTCTTGTCGCCAATCGGGTACAGGAGTTGGGAGCGGGTATCACTTTAAATAAACATAACCTCAGTGCAACTGATTTGAGAGAGGCATTAGCAGAAGTCCTAAGCAATCCGTTTTATAAACAGCAGGCTTACCTCATCGGTGAATCTTTACGGCAAGCCGGCGGTTATAAGTGGGCCGCCGAAATGATTATGAGTCATTTTGCTAAGGTTTAA
- the sdaAB gene encoding L-serine ammonia-lyase, iron-sulfur-dependent subunit beta yields MNMKVVPIKEKKVVNYKSCFDVIGPVMIGPSSSHTAGALAIGTVANKLFQGLPKKVVVRYYESFAETHKGHGTDFAIISGILGFATDDSRVPGAIEIAESKGIDITFLEEAGDSPTGHPNTADIYLEDENRSIRTMGISVGGGLIEIKHIEIDGFSLNLQGPLPVIIAISERDDLEFILRRIFKQYNVKINNFNSLEKSGKYLYEFDLDSQLPSDVQKKLRTFSSTANIIIF; encoded by the coding sequence ATGAACATGAAGGTAGTACCTATTAAAGAAAAAAAGGTTGTTAATTACAAAAGTTGTTTTGATGTGATTGGACCGGTTATGATCGGCCCCTCCAGTTCACATACTGCAGGTGCCTTAGCTATTGGAACAGTTGCCAATAAATTATTTCAAGGTCTTCCAAAAAAAGTTGTGGTAAGGTATTATGAATCATTTGCTGAAACCCATAAAGGACACGGAACTGATTTTGCAATTATTTCCGGTATATTAGGATTTGCTACCGATGATAGTAGAGTGCCCGGTGCTATTGAAATAGCAGAATCTAAAGGAATTGACATTACCTTTTTAGAAGAAGCAGGTGATAGTCCTACCGGTCATCCGAATACTGCAGATATTTATCTGGAGGATGAAAATCGAAGTATTAGAACAATGGGTATTTCAGTCGGTGGCGGATTAATTGAAATCAAACATATAGAAATTGACGGGTTTAGCTTAAATCTTCAAGGGCCATTGCCGGTTATTATAGCGATTTCCGAAAGAGATGACCTTGAATTTATATTACGCAGGATCTTTAAACAATATAATGTGAAAATTAACAATTTTAATAGTTTGGAAAAGTCAGGAAAATATTTATATGAATTTGATTTGGATTCTCAATTACCTAGTGATGTTCAGAAGAAATTGAGGACTTTTAGCAGTACAGCTAATATCATTATTTTTTAA
- a CDS encoding cupin domain-containing protein: MSIDEKMIEEMVRKIIMEKVGADALEQNVHRGPGGITSVKVPNMKVTEEDRLDTGNPNDIVYCKDLFSLKESPRLGCGIMEMKETTFDWTLNYDEIDYVIEGHLDVIIDGTKVSAGPGEVILIPKGSKIQFSVPEYARFIYVTYPANWAEQA, from the coding sequence ATGAGTATCGATGAAAAGATGATTGAAGAGATGGTTCGTAAAATCATCATGGAAAAAGTAGGGGCTGATGCTCTTGAACAGAACGTTCATAGAGGTCCTGGAGGGATTACTTCTGTTAAAGTGCCAAATATGAAAGTAACAGAAGAGGATCGTCTCGATACAGGCAACCCTAATGATATCGTCTATTGTAAAGATCTTTTTTCGCTAAAGGAAAGTCCAAGACTTGGCTGCGGTATCATGGAGATGAAAGAAACAACCTTTGACTGGACACTTAACTATGATGAAATTGATTATGTGATTGAGGGACATCTGGATGTTATCATTGATGGTACAAAGGTGTCAGCTGGTCCAGGAGAAGTGATCCTGATTCCAAAAGGAAGTAAGATTCAATTTTCTGTGCCAGAATATGCACGATTTATCTATGTAACATATCCGGCTAACTGGGCAGAACAAGCGTAA
- a CDS encoding AAA family ATPase: MIYLRSFKLSDYTDRNPNIYPDYVFKHVAGEVLLFDRITVLYGNNGSGKSTLLNVISNKLGISGAERMTSYGHSIYAQRFLDLSSYQLGHDEQEHEIRQLPEGSRYMKSEDILYEIKKIQQSSVLREGIMYEQINKGMSKAQAAQYEATYAFKKKLENIQFSQEKYSNGETSMQFFEEYLLPGQLYLLDEPETSLSPANQIRMAEQINELARYFDSQFIIATHSPFVLGTLHAKIYNLDAKPLQTAEWFELDNVQFFYRFFNKHKQLFERE; the protein is encoded by the coding sequence ATGATTTATTTAAGAAGCTTTAAGCTTTCTGATTATACGGATCGAAATCCCAACATATACCCTGATTATGTATTTAAGCACGTGGCTGGAGAGGTGCTTTTGTTTGATCGAATTACTGTGTTGTATGGCAATAACGGTAGCGGAAAATCCACTTTACTCAATGTAATTTCCAACAAGCTAGGAATCTCGGGGGCTGAAAGAATGACAAGCTATGGGCATAGTATTTATGCTCAGCGATTCCTTGATTTGAGTAGCTATCAGCTTGGGCATGATGAGCAAGAGCATGAAATCAGGCAACTTCCAGAAGGAAGTCGATATATGAAATCAGAGGATATTTTATATGAGATCAAGAAGATACAGCAATCTTCCGTGCTGCGTGAGGGAATAATGTATGAACAGATTAACAAAGGGATGAGCAAGGCTCAGGCAGCACAATATGAAGCTACGTATGCGTTTAAGAAGAAGCTGGAGAACATTCAATTTTCACAAGAAAAATACTCAAATGGAGAAACGTCCATGCAGTTTTTTGAGGAATATCTGCTACCAGGGCAATTGTATTTATTGGACGAGCCGGAAACGTCACTTTCTCCTGCTAATCAAATAAGAATGGCAGAACAAATAAATGAGCTGGCACGATATTTTGATAGTCAATTTATTATTGCCACTCATTCTCCCTTTGTTTTAGGCACGTTACATGCAAAAATTTATAATCTGGATGCCAAGCCTCTTCAAACAGCAGAATGGTTTGAACTAGACAATGTACAATTTTTTTATCGATTTTTCAATAAGCATAAGCAATTGTTTGAAAGAGAGTAG
- a CDS encoding NPCBM/NEW2 domain-containing protein has translation MRKLKKSLQILSLLVVTAVVVPVSPIGALAQTSEAAITQQSNLVVQRNFEVKALGDIWAEGERERRLINARKIYQPTGLYAQPNEQIKIEVSGDKPITAVIGVHRHDKEWALFYPLQPGINTISSPNGGLLSFDNSNNEGSINVNVVSGGSPVPFFVLGKNTNADWQAMMNAYPNAPSVVLQSERALFVFYYATAKDHILNQDPIAVLQTYDKFITAQDQISGLSNSDSDPRHRLDRHLIGFVESEKTMPGAYAYAWYDGAIMPKETGASADALNLTRTGWGQYHEAGHLRQQGPWNWDGMTEVNVNLYSLAAKKVLKPTEPARSQGEYLAAFTFVDQPTKNFSDSNSKLEMLWQLNLAFGDNFYPELHRLYREMANADLPTTDDQKKQAFILNTSKVAHYDLTPFFDKWGLSATNETRNKINSLNLPLLTAPIWFGSEYNIIKPTDGMDKVKGIGGIIAATTNSQETSSSNNAAAYAFDGNTNSMWHSEWNKPNQFPYHITAKYVNPLTFNKLTYLPRQSEENGIITNYKILTSLDGVTFTEIATGTWVKDNTEKTVTFTPTLAKYVRLEVPQGGGTNGYASASEIKIFETDPVTPQPVTTYLSDIDWFSATTGWGTIHKDLSVEGNTLKLNNNTYTKGLGTHANSEIVYKLDGQYTSFAALVGVDNEVGTVGSVEFQVVVDNQVVFSSGVMHNDVEPKEVNVNLSGKNELKLIVTDGGDGINSDHADWVNARLIK, from the coding sequence ATGAGAAAACTTAAGAAGTCACTTCAGATTTTATCCCTATTGGTGGTAACAGCCGTTGTAGTCCCTGTCTCGCCAATTGGGGCACTAGCCCAAACCTCAGAGGCAGCCATCACACAGCAAAGTAATCTTGTTGTTCAGCGAAATTTTGAAGTAAAAGCCCTTGGAGATATATGGGCGGAAGGCGAGCGAGAGCGTAGACTCATAAATGCTCGAAAAATATATCAGCCGACAGGTTTATATGCACAACCCAATGAACAAATTAAGATTGAAGTTTCAGGTGACAAACCAATTACAGCGGTTATTGGGGTACATCGTCATGATAAAGAATGGGCGCTTTTTTATCCATTACAACCAGGCATAAACACAATTTCCTCACCAAATGGCGGTTTGTTGTCATTTGATAACAGCAACAATGAAGGTAGTATTAATGTAAATGTAGTGAGTGGGGGGAGTCCTGTTCCATTCTTTGTATTAGGCAAGAATACAAATGCGGATTGGCAGGCAATGATGAATGCTTATCCTAATGCACCTTCTGTTGTTCTTCAATCAGAAAGAGCTCTCTTTGTCTTCTATTATGCTACAGCTAAAGATCATATCTTGAATCAAGACCCAATTGCTGTTTTACAGACTTATGATAAGTTTATTACAGCACAGGATCAAATATCTGGACTATCTAATTCTGATTCTGATCCTAGGCATCGGTTAGATAGGCATTTGATTGGCTTTGTTGAATCAGAAAAAACCATGCCAGGAGCATATGCATATGCTTGGTATGATGGGGCAATTATGCCTAAAGAAACTGGAGCAAGTGCCGATGCTTTAAACCTTACAAGAACGGGTTGGGGGCAGTATCATGAGGCAGGTCATTTGAGACAACAAGGGCCTTGGAATTGGGATGGGATGACTGAGGTGAATGTAAATCTATATTCTCTAGCTGCTAAGAAGGTTCTTAAACCTACTGAGCCTGCAAGATCACAAGGCGAGTACTTAGCTGCTTTCACGTTTGTTGATCAGCCAACCAAGAATTTTTCAGACTCTAATTCAAAATTAGAAATGTTGTGGCAACTTAATCTTGCTTTTGGGGATAACTTCTACCCAGAGTTACATCGATTATATCGTGAGATGGCAAATGCTGATCTGCCAACTACAGATGATCAGAAAAAACAGGCATTTATTCTAAACACTTCAAAAGTAGCTCACTATGACTTGACGCCATTCTTTGATAAATGGGGTTTGTCTGCAACAAATGAAACACGAAACAAGATTAATTCATTGAATTTACCTCTTCTAACTGCACCAATTTGGTTTGGGTCAGAGTACAACATCATTAAACCGACTGATGGAATGGATAAGGTAAAAGGTATTGGGGGTATCATTGCAGCAACAACAAATAGCCAAGAGACTTCAAGTAGTAATAATGCCGCAGCATATGCATTTGACGGAAATACAAATAGTATGTGGCACAGTGAATGGAATAAACCAAATCAGTTTCCTTACCATATTACAGCAAAGTATGTAAATCCGCTAACTTTCAACAAGCTGACATATTTACCACGTCAAAGCGAAGAAAATGGTATTATTACAAATTATAAAATCCTAACTAGTCTTGATGGGGTAACATTCACTGAGATTGCAACAGGCACTTGGGTAAAGGACAACACAGAAAAGACAGTAACTTTCACACCTACTCTTGCTAAATATGTTCGACTTGAAGTACCTCAAGGTGGTGGAACAAATGGTTATGCATCTGCAAGTGAGATTAAAATCTTTGAAACCGATCCAGTAACACCACAACCTGTTACAACGTATCTCAGCGATATTGATTGGTTTTCTGCCACAACAGGTTGGGGAACAATCCATAAAGATCTTAGTGTTGAAGGAAATACACTTAAGTTAAATAACAATACCTATACAAAAGGTTTGGGCACACATGCTAACAGTGAAATTGTCTACAAACTGGATGGGCAGTACACATCCTTTGCCGCGCTAGTTGGGGTAGATAATGAGGTAGGTACTGTAGGTTCTGTGGAGTTCCAAGTTGTTGTAGACAATCAAGTTGTATTCTCTAGTGGTGTTATGCATAATGATGTAGAGCCAAAAGAGGTAAACGTTAATCTTTCTGGAAAGAATGAGCTAAAGCTGATTGTAACAGATGGTGGAGATGGTATAAATAGCGATCATGCCGATTGGGTAAATGCTCGTCTTATTAAATAG
- a CDS encoding drug/sodium antiporter codes for MKGATDLTKGKIMPALMKLSLPIIATNFISTTYGLVDMMWVGRLGSGPVAA; via the coding sequence ATGAAAGGCGCAACTGATTTAACCAAAGGTAAGATTATGCCGGCTTTGATGAAACTATCCCTTCCGATCATAGCAACCAACTTCATCTCCACGACTTATGGACTTGTCGATATGATGTGGGTTGGCCGGCTCGGAAGTGGTCCTGTTGCAGCCTAA
- a CDS encoding helix-turn-helix transcriptional regulator — protein sequence MDNELFRHYQNIMNYFGGVLGSNYEFVLHVLNPNEGFHIGHIVNGDLSERSLNAPLTNYAKKLINEKVYLDKDYVLDYVGEGPRGKKYRSSTLFIKDREGQLQGLLCINFDADVYRKVAKDILKLANLSLDIEVIEKETDQEQPVEKLTGNIRNIIYSVIDKDILESGAQLSPEQKRLAISKLKEYGVFEIKGKINEVADIMGMSESSVYRYHQMISRNDKYLQSNQNN from the coding sequence TTGGATAATGAACTATTTCGACACTATCAAAATATAATGAATTATTTCGGGGGAGTTTTGGGATCTAATTATGAATTTGTTTTACATGTTTTAAATCCTAATGAAGGTTTTCATATCGGTCACATAGTCAATGGAGACTTAAGTGAAAGATCTTTAAATGCCCCATTAACTAACTATGCAAAAAAATTAATCAACGAAAAAGTATATTTAGATAAGGATTATGTTTTAGATTATGTTGGAGAAGGACCAAGAGGTAAAAAATATCGTTCATCAACTTTATTTATAAAAGATCGTGAAGGTCAATTGCAAGGTCTTTTATGTATAAATTTTGATGCGGATGTCTATAGGAAAGTCGCAAAGGATATATTAAAATTGGCCAATCTAAGCTTAGATATAGAAGTTATCGAAAAGGAAACTGATCAGGAACAACCTGTTGAAAAACTTACCGGTAATATTCGTAATATCATTTATTCAGTAATAGATAAAGATATATTAGAATCCGGTGCTCAATTATCACCTGAACAAAAGAGACTTGCTATTTCTAAATTAAAAGAATACGGGGTATTTGAAATTAAAGGTAAAATAAATGAAGTTGCTGATATAATGGGAATGTCGGAATCAAGTGTTTATCGTTATCATCAAATGATATCGCGCAACGACAAGTATCTCCAATCGAACCAGAACAATTGA